One segment of Falco rusticolus isolate bFalRus1 chromosome 3, bFalRus1.pri, whole genome shotgun sequence DNA contains the following:
- the LOC119144860 gene encoding feather keratin-like, producing the protein MACNNLCSPCGPTPLANSCNEPCVRQCEESRVVIQPPAVLVTLPGPILSSFPQSTAVGSSSSAAVGNILSSQGVPVSSGGFGYGFGGLGCYGARRACYPC; encoded by the coding sequence ATGGCCTGCAACaacctctgcagcccctgcggACCCACCCCGCTGGCTAACAGCTGCAACGAGCCCTGCGTCAGGCAGTGCGAAGAATCCCGCGTCGTCATCCAGCCTCCCGCCGTGCTGGTCACCCTGCCGGgacccatcctcagctccttcccccagagCACCGCCGTCGGATCGTCCTCATCGGCTGCCGTGGGCAACATCCTCAGCTCCCAGGGAGTGCCCGTCTCCTCCGGCGGCTTCGGCTATGGCTTCGGAGGCCTGGGCTGCTATGGTGCCAGAAGAGCCTGCTACCCCTGCTAA